In Devosia litorisediminis, one genomic interval encodes:
- the nuoI gene encoding NADH-quinone oxidoreductase subunit NuoI, translating into MRVAQFFNTLLLTELVKAFGLTMRYFFSPKPTINYPFEKGHVSPRFRGEHALRRYPNGEERCIACKLCEAICPAQAITIEAGPRQNDGTRRTIRYDIDMVKCIYCGFCQEACPVDAIVEGPNFEFATETREELYFSKEKLLANGDRWEREIAANLSADAPYR; encoded by the coding sequence ATGCGCGTCGCCCAGTTTTTCAACACGCTGCTGCTCACCGAACTGGTGAAGGCCTTTGGCCTGACGATGCGGTATTTCTTTTCGCCCAAGCCAACCATCAACTACCCCTTCGAAAAGGGGCATGTGAGCCCCCGTTTTCGTGGTGAGCATGCATTGCGTCGCTATCCCAATGGCGAAGAGCGTTGCATTGCGTGCAAGCTGTGCGAGGCGATCTGCCCGGCACAGGCCATCACCATCGAAGCGGGCCCACGCCAGAATGACGGTACCCGTCGTACCATCCGGTACGATATCGACATGGTGAAATGCATCTATTGCGGCTTCTGTCAGGAAGCTTGTCCGGTTGATGCCATCGTCGAAGGGCCGAACTTCGAGTTTGCGACTGAAACGCGTGAAGAGCTGTATTTCTCCAAAGAGAAGCTGCTCGCCAATGGCGATCGTTGGGAGCGAGAAATTGCTGCCAATCTGTCCGCCGACGCACCGTATCGCTGA
- a CDS encoding NADH-quinone oxidoreductase subunit J, producing MTLPLFFFYLFAAIAVASAFMVISAKNPVHAVLFLILTFFNASGLFMLAGAEFLALILIVVYVGAVAVLFLFVVMMLDVDFASLRQGFLQYAPVGVVVGVILLLELLLLAGSFVVSPEVTSSAVLPMDGGVDNIRAIGQVLYTRYVFLFQGAAAVLLVAMIGAIVLTLRHKSNVKRQDPIKQVGRRPSETLEVVKVKSGQGL from the coding sequence ATGACGCTTCCACTATTCTTCTTTTATCTGTTCGCAGCCATCGCTGTGGCTTCGGCGTTCATGGTCATTTCGGCCAAGAACCCGGTGCATGCCGTGCTGTTCCTGATTTTGACGTTCTTCAACGCGTCGGGCCTGTTCATGCTCGCCGGGGCCGAGTTCCTGGCACTGATCCTGATCGTGGTTTATGTCGGCGCTGTGGCGGTGCTGTTCCTGTTCGTGGTGATGATGCTCGACGTGGACTTCGCCTCGTTGCGGCAGGGCTTCCTGCAATACGCGCCTGTCGGGGTGGTGGTCGGCGTGATCCTGCTCCTCGAACTGCTGCTGCTGGCGGGCAGCTTCGTGGTGTCGCCGGAGGTGACCAGTTCGGCAGTACTGCCAATGGATGGCGGTGTGGACAATATCCGGGCTATCGGCCAGGTGCTGTACACGCGTTACGTCTTCCTGTTCCAAGGTGCGGCCGCCGTGCTGCTGGTGGCGATGATCGGCGCGATCGTGCTGACCTTGCGTCACAAGAGCAACGTCAAGCGGCAGGACCCGATCAAGCAGGTCGGCCGCCGTCCATCGGAAACGCTGGAAGTCGTCAAAGTCAAAAGTGGTCAAGGGCTGTAG
- the nuoK gene encoding NADH-quinone oxidoreductase subunit NuoK, which yields MELGHYLTVGAILFTLGVFGIFINRKNIIVILMSVELILLAVNLNFVAFSAQLNDLQGQIFALLILTVAAAEAAIGLAILVIFYRNRGSIAVEDVNMMKG from the coding sequence ATCGAGCTTGGTCACTATCTGACCGTTGGCGCCATTCTGTTCACGTTGGGCGTGTTCGGCATCTTCATCAACCGCAAGAACATCATCGTCATTCTGATGTCGGTTGAATTGATCCTGCTGGCAGTGAATTTGAATTTCGTCGCGTTCAGCGCGCAGCTAAATGACCTTCAGGGTCAGATCTTTGCGCTGCTGATCCTGACTGTGGCTGCTGCCGAAGCGGCCATCGGGCTGGCCATTCTGGTCATTTTCTATCGCAACCGTGGTTCGATCGCGGTTGAAGACGTCAACATGATGAAGGGCTAA